GGACGGTCGCTTCCAAGAATCGCCTTTCCTCGTCGGTCAGTTCGATGGGCGGTGCGTACTTCATGGGCCTATGGTGTCATACACCAAGGTTGGAAGCCCAGTGAATTGCGTTACGCGACACTAGCCCGCGGCGCCACCGCCACGGAGAACGTAAACGGTCGGGGGGTATGTATAATGGGGCCAGGGCGACCCCCGAGCCGGGGCCAGGGGCTGAGCGACGAGACGGCGACAGAGTCCCGGGGTACCGCGGAGTAGGATGGACGCACCACCTCTACTGCGGAGGCTGCGAGACGGCATGGCCGACTACGTCCTGGTGGTCGACGACGATCCCAAGCTGACGGACATGCTCCGGCGGGCGCTGGCCCTGGAAGGGTTCGAGGTCGGCACCGCCCTGTCCGGCCAGGAGGCGCTGGAGCAGGCCCTGCTGCGCTGGCCGGACGTGGTGGTGCTGGACTGGATGTTGCCCGGCATGGATGGCCTGGAGGTCTGCCGGCGTCTGCGCCGCAGCGGGGATGTCCCCATCCTGATGCTGACCGCGCGGGACGCGGTGGAGGATCGGGTCCTGGGGCTGGAGTCCGGAGCCGACGACTACCTGGTCAAACCCTTCGCCCTGGAGGAGCTGGTGGCCCGCGTCCGGGCCCTTCTGCGGCGGCGGGCCCGCGCGCGGATGACGCAAGGCGGCGAAGCGCCCGCCGAAGAGACGCTGCGATTCGCCGACCTGTCGCTGGATACCGCCTCCCGGGAGGCCCGCCGGGGCAATCGACGCATTCCTCTGTCGACCACGGAGTTTGACCTGTTGGAGCTGTTCATGCGCAACCCCCGGCGGGTCCTGCCCAGGGACCTCATCATGGAGCGGGTGTGGGGCTACGACTTCCAGGGCGAGTCCAACGTCCTGGAGGTGTACGTGGGCTACCTGCGCCGAAAGCTCGAGGCCGCCGGTGAGCCTCGTCTGCTGCACACGGTACGCGGCGTGGGGTACGTGCTCAAAGAGGCCGAGGAGTGACGATGTCCATCCGTTTGCGTCTCGGCCTGTGGTACGGCACGTTGGCCGCCGTGCTCGTGGCGGTCTTCGGGGCGGTGGTCTTCTCGACCGTCGCGGCCTACCTCCGGGAAGACCTGCGCCGCAGCACCGAGCGTCTCGCGGACCACTTCGTCGAGTCGGCCCAGGGCAGGACTGACGGCGCCTCGGCGGAGACGCTGATGCAGGCCTTCGCCGCGCCCGACGTGACCGTGGCCGTCTTCGACTCGGCCGGGCGGCTGCTGGCCGCCACGCCACCAGCCTCTCCGGGGCTCGCGCCGGACGAAGGCGAGGGGACGGCGACGGGGGCCGCTCCGGCCCGAGCGGAGCGCCTCCCGCCATTTGTCCGCGGAGGATACCGAGCGGAGAGGGCCATTCCCGCTCCCAACGTCTTCTCGGTCGACGAACCCGTGCGGGCGGTGGTGCTGGGCTGGTTCTTCACCCGCCGCCTCATGCTGGACAGGCTGCTGCGGGTGCTGGTCGTAAGCGGCGTGCTGGCGTCCGTGGCGGGCGTCTTCATCGGCTGGGGAGTGGCCGGGGGAGCATTGCGCCCGGTGTCGATGATGGTCGAGGCTGCCCGGCGCATCGCCCGATCCCAGGATTTCCGCCACCGCCTGCCGACGGCCGGCTCCCGGGACGAACTCGGCCAGTTGACCTCGGCGTTCAACGAGATGCTGGCCGAGCTGGAGAAGGCGTTCGAGAATCAGCGGCGGTTCGTGGCCGACGCCTCTCACGAGCTGCGGGCCCCCCTGGCCACGCTGCAGGGCAATCTGGAGCTGCTCGAACGGGCCGCGAACCTCTCCGAAGCGGAGCGTCGCGCGGTCTGGCGGGACATCCGGGACGAGGTCCGCCGCCTGGGCCGGTTGGTGAGCGACCTCCTGTCGCTGGCGCGGGCGGAGGCCGGCCAGGGGCTGCATCTGCTGCCGGTGGAGCTGGATCGGGTGGTCACGGACGTGCTCCGATCCATGCGCAACGAAGTGGCCCAGCACCGGCTGGTCGTCGAGCACCTGGAGCCGGTCCAGGTGATGGGCGACGCGGATCGCCTGCGCGAACTCCTGGTGATCCTGCTGGACAACGCCATCCGCTACACGCCCCCAGGCGGCGAGATCCGGGTGGGGTTGGGGCATACCCCGGGGCCAGAGGTGGCCCTGAGCGTGGCCGACACCGGCATCGGCATCGCGCCAGAAGACCTGCCGCACATCTTCGAACGGTTCTACCGGGCGGACAAGGCGCGCTCCCGGGCGACGGGCGGGACGGGCCTGGGCCTGGCCATCGCCCGGTGGATCGTCGAGGCGCACGGGGGCCGCATCGAGGTGGAGAGCCAGCCAGGACAGGGGTCGCGCTTCACCGTTCGCCTGCCGGCGGCGCGCCCTGCATCGCCCGAGACTGAGGCGCACACATGATCCCCGAGCGCCTGATGGACGTGGTGGCCGAGGATCTCTCTCCCACGGTCGCGGGCGGGACGGTAGACTGTCGGAGCCGGCGCACGTGGTCAAGGAGCGGATGGATCGTCGATGGAGATCGGCATCTATAGCTTCGGCGAGCGCACCCGAGACCCCGAGACGGGCGAGCTCATCAGCCCCGCCGAGCGGCTGCGCCGACTGCTGGAGGAGATCGAGCTGGCCGACCAGGTAGGGCTCGACGTCTTCGGCGTGGGCGAGCATCACCGTCCCGACTACGTGGTTTCGGCGCCGGCGGTGGTGCTGGCGGCCGCCGCCGCCCGGACCCGCCGCATCCGGCTGACGAGCGCCGTCAGCGTGCTGAGCACCGACGACCCCGTGCGGGTCTTCCAGTCGTTCGCCACCCTCGACCTGCTCTCGGGGGGCCGAGCGGAGATCATGGTGGGGAGGGGCTCCTTCACCGAGTCGTACCCCCTCTTCGGCTACGATCTGCACGACTACGACGAGCTCTTCGAGGAGAAGCTGGATCTGTTGCTGCGTCTGCGGAGCTCGGATCGGGTCACCTGGTCGGGCCGCTACCGGCCGCCCCTGCAGGATGCGGCCGTCTACCCGCGCCCCGTGCAGGATCCGCTCCCGGTCTGGGTGGCCACGGGGGGCACGCCCGCCTCCGCGGTGCGGGCCGGGCTGTTGGGACTGCCCATGGCGCTGGCCATCATCGGGGGCATGCCCGAGCGCTTCGCCCCGGTGGTGCGGCTGTATCGGGAGGCGGCCCGGCGTGGCGGCCACACCACCGTGCGAGTCGGTATCAACTCCCACGGCTTCATCGCCGACAGGTCACAGGATGCGGCCGAGACGGCGTTTCCGGCCTTCAAGGAGACCATGGATCGCATCGGCCGAGAGCGGGGCTGGCCGCCCATGACCCGCGAGCAGTTCGAGTTCTCGCGCTCCTTGCGGGGGGCGGACTTCGTCGGCAGCCCGCAGCAGGTCGCCGAGAAGATCCTCTGGCAGCACCGCCTCTTCGAGCACGACCGCTTCCTGCTCCAGCTCACGGTCGGGACGTTGCCGCACCGCAAGGTGCTGCGGGCCATCGAGCTGTTGGGCACCGAGGTGGCGCCGGTGGTGCGGCGGGAGCTGGGTGCTGCCTCCTCCTGAGGGTGGCCCGCCGCAGCCGGCTCCCACGACGGCGACGGGGCCTGTCGGGGCGGGGCCGGGTCCGCGCCGGCGACGCTGGAGGTCGTCGACCATCTCCCATCCCGACGGTGGGAATGGTATGATCCGACCGTCTCCAGGGCTGGCAGAGGATCATCTGATGGGGGTCTACACCGGCATGTGAGGCTGGAGGAGCAGCCTGGCCCGTCGGGATAGGGATGGCGCGGGGGCCCGCCCAGGGGCCCCCGCGGCTCTCCGAGCCGCTGGTCATGCCGAGACCTCGACCGTGCGGCTGCGATCGGCGTAGACGCCAACGTCCAGGCTGCCCGTCACGCGGCTGGTCACGATGCCGGCCACCATGCTGCCGCTGACGTTGAGCAGGGTGCGGCCCATGTCGATGAGCGGCTCGACGGAGATGAGGAGCCCCACCAGGCCCACCGGGAGATTGAGGGTCGAAAGCACCAGCAGGGCCGCGAACGTCGCCCCGCCGCCGAGGCCGGCCACGCCGAAGGAGCTCAGCACCACCACGGCCACCAGCGTCACCAGGAAGCTCACCGACGTCGGGTCGATGCCGACGGCGGGCGCCGCGATGATGGCCAGCATGGCCGGATAGATGCCCGCGCACCCGTTTTGGCCGATGGAGAGCGCGAAGGAGGCGGCCACGTCGGCGACGCCCGCCGGCACGCCCAGCTGCCGCTGGGCGCTGACGTTGAGCGGCAGCGTCGCGGCGCTGCTGCGGGAGCTGAAGGCGAAGCCCAGCGCGGGCCAGGCCTTGCGCACGTACGTGGTGGGCTGCAGGCCCGATGCCGCCAGGATCAGCAGGTGCACGGCGAACATGGCAGCCAGCGCCACGTAGGACGCCACCACGAACTCGCCCAGGCTGACGATGGCCTGGAGGTTGCTGGTCGCGGCCGCTCGCGCCATGACGGCCAGGATCCCGTAGGGCGTCAGCCGCAGCACGATGCGGACCAGACCCATGACGACCCCGTAGATGGCCTCCACCAGGCGGGCGAAGTCAGCGGCCTGCTCCGCCGCCCGGCGCTTCACCCCGAGGTAGGCGATCCCCAGCAGCCCCGCGAAGATGACCACGCCGATGACCGACGTGGGGCGCGCCCCCGTCAGGTCGAGGAACGGATTGGTGGGAATCAGCTCCAGGAACTTCTGCGGCAGGCTCTGCGACTGCAAGCGTTGCATGCGGGCGCCAAGATCCTCCGACGGGGTCGCCGTGGCCGCCGCCTCGGCCAGGCCCGAGCGATGCAACCCGAAGCCCAGTGTGGAGGCGATGCCCAGCACCGCCGCGATGCCCGTGGTGACCAGCAGCACGGCCAGCACCCAGCCGCCGATCTTGCCGACGTCCGATGCCGTCTGGAGCCGGGTGAAGGCGCTCAGGATGGAGATGAAGACCAGGGGCAGCGCCACCATCTGCAAAAGGCGCATGTAGCCCGAGCCGACGACGGCGTACCACTGGGCCGTCTGCGCCACGACGCCGGAGCCCGCCCCGTAGGCGGCCTGCAGGGCGAGGCCCAGCACCAGGCCGAGACCCAAGCCGACCAGGACCCGGGTCGAGAACGACAGATGCCGCCGCTGCAAGCCGTAGAGCACGACCAGCAGGGCGACCAGGATCCCCACGTTGAGGGCCACGAGCCAACTCGTCACGACACTTCCCCCCAAGTGTAGAGCCCAACTCCCCAAGACGCCCCGACACGCACACAATGCCTCGTGCCAGGGCGGATCGCGGACGCGACGCGAGAGGCATCAGGATGCGGGAGCGCGCAGACCTGCCGGCTCCTCCGTCACCGACCGACGAGGGCCGTGCCTGCTTCCCGCCGAGGACAGATGCAGCGGCGCGGGGTGTGCGGCGACAGGCGACCCGACGGGCCTTGCCCGTACAGCATGAGACGCGAGGTCGCCGTGCGGGTCGGCAAAGTCTTCATCTCCCCGTTAGACAGGTAACGCACCGGCTGCGGCAAGTCAAGGTCGCAGGATGCGGGGTTGCCTTCCCGTTGCGTCAGTGAAACGCGACCTAAAACGACTCTTCAAACGCCGGTAACCCTCCGGTTCCACGCTGGAGACGGAGACGGCCGGCCGGCTCACAACCGACCAAAGGAGGCGAGAGCGTGAGGGTCGCTTCATCTCGTGCGGCCGTCGTGGCCGCCCTGGTTGCCTGGGCCTGGATGGCGGTGGCTCTACCCGCCCTGGGGGCCGAGAGACTGACGGGGGCGGGGGCCACCTTCCCGTACCCGCTCTACTCCCGCTACTTCGAGGAGTACCGCCGGCTCACCGGCGTGCAGGTCAACTACCAGTCCATCGGCTCCGGGGGCGGCCAGCGCCAGCTCCTGGAGCGCACGGTTCACTTCGGGGCCTCCGACGCCTACCTCTCGGAGGAGCAGATGGCGCAGTATCCGGGCGAGGTGGTCCACGTCCCCACCGCGGTCGGGGCGGTGGTACCCACCTACAACCTTCCGGGCGTCACCCAGCGCCTGCGCTTCACCGGTGAGCTCCTGGCCGACATCTTCCTGGGCCGGGTGACCCGGTGGGACGATCCTGGCATCCGAGCGCTCAACCCAGACGTCGCCCTGCCGCCGCTGCCCATCGTGGTGGTGCACCGCGCCGACGGCTCGGGGACCACGTTCATCTGGGTCAGCTACCTGGCCAGGGTCTCGGAGGAGTGGCGGCAGCGGGTGGGGGTGGGCACGAGCGTGGAGTGGCCCGTGGGGCTGGGCGGCCGCGGCAACGAGGGCGTGGCGGGGCTCGTCCGCCAGACGCCGGGCGCGCTCGGCTACGTCGAGCTCATCTACGCGCTGGAGAACGATCTGGCCTACGGGGCCGTACGAAACCGCTCGGGCCGGTACGTCGTGCCGGACCTGGCGAGCGCCTCGCGAGCGGCCGCCGTCGACATCCCGGCCGACACGCGACTCCTGCTGGTGAACACGCAGGCCCCCGACGGGTATCCCATCGCGGGCTTCACCTGGATCCTGGTCTACCGGGACCTGAGCCTGGTCACCGACCGGCGCGAGCAGGCCCGGGCCCTGGCCGAGCTGTTGTGGTGGATGGTGCACGACGCCCAGCGCTACAACGAGCCGTTGCACTACGGGAGGCTACCCGAGCCGGCGGTGCAGCGGGCCGAGGCACTGATCCGCAGCCTCACCTTCAGGGGCGAGCCGCTGCTCCCATGAGCCGGCCCTGTCCGTGGTATCATACGGCGTGGCCCGCTCTGGCCGGGCGGGCCACGCCAAAGCTCCCGCCTCGTGGGCGGGGCGCAGGGGAGAGAGGACCGTGGGGGAGCGGCAGGAGGCGACCTTCGCCGGGGGGTGCTTCTGGTGCATGCAGGCGGCCTTCGATGGCCTCCCCGGCGTCGAACGGGTCGTCGCCGGCTACACCGGGGGCCATGTCGAGGCGCCCAGCTTCGAGCAGGTCGAGACCGGCGAGACCGGTCACCGCCAGGCGGTGCGGCTCACCTTCGATCCCGAGCGCATCGCCTACACGACGCTGCTGGCGCGCTTTTGGCGGCAGATCGACCCCACCGATCCCGGCGGGCAGTTCGCCGAGCGGGGGCCGCAGTACCGGACTGCCATCTTCTACCACGACCAGGCCCAGCGACAGGCAGCCGAGGCCTCGCGCCAGGCCCTCGAGGCCAGCGGCCGCTTCGAGCGCCCCATCGTCACCGAGATCCTGCCGGCCGTCCCCTTCTACCCGGCCGAGGCGCGCCACCAGGCCTACCATCGGCGCCACCCGCTGCAGTACGCGCTGTACCGGGCGCGCTCCGGGCGCGACGAGTTCATCCGACGGGCCTGGAGGCGGGCCGACGAGCGGGCGGCCCTGCGCGGCCGGCTCGACCCCCTCGAGTACGCGGTGACGCAGGAGAACGCCACCGAGCCCCCCTTCCGCAACCGCTACTGGGACAACCGCCGCGAGGGCATCTACGTCGACGTGGTGTCGGGCGAGCCGCTCTTCAGCACCCGGGATCAGTACGACGCGGGCTGCGGCTGGCCCAGCTTCACGCGGCCCCTGCACCCCGAGAACGTCCTCGAGCTGGTCGACACGAGCCACGGCATGATTCGGACCGAGGTGCGCAGCCTGCAGGCCGACTCGCACCTGGGCCACGTCTTCGACGATGGCCCCCCGGAGGCAGGCGGACGGCGCTACTGCATCAACTCCGCGGCGCTGCGCTTCATCCCCAAGGAGGACCTGGAGAAGGAGGGCTACGGGGAGTACCGCAAGCTCTTCGACTGAGGGGCCGCCTGGTTCTCCAGCCCTTCGCTGGCCTCCGGGGGCCGGACGGCATGAGGTGACGGCTCGGCCGGCCGGCGGTCGAGGTGCCGGGCCAGCTCGTCCACCGCGGTCTGGCGGGGCATGGGGACGCCGATGCGGTAGGCAGCCCGTGCCATCATGTGGGTGCCCGCCGGCACCGTCAAGAAGACGAAGAGGAAGACCAGCAGGTCTTTGAGGTACAGGCTGCCCTCTTGCACGCTGAAGAGGAGCGTGGTGGCCACCGCGATGCTCAGCAGCCCCTGCGTGGTCGCCACCGTCGAGACGTTGGCACGCGAGTAGAAGTCCGGCATCCTCGCGACACCCAGGGCGGCGGTCAGGAGCAAGAACGCACCCGCCACCAGCAGCGCGCCGGTGAGGAAGCCGACCATCCCCCCGACCGTGCTCGGCTCAGTCATGGCCATCGCCCCCATCGTCGTCGAGCACCCTTCCGCGCAGGAGAAACCGGGCCACGGCCACGGTGCCGACGAAGGAGAGGATGGCGACCACCAGGGCGGCGTCGGAGTAGAGCGGGCTGTTGAGGCGCACCGACAGGATGAGCACCATCGCGATGAGCGCGACGCTGAGCGTGTCGACGCCCACCATCCGGTCCGGCACCGTCGGCCCCACCACGATGCGGTACAGCGACAGCAGCATGGCCAGCCCCGTCAGCATGGCGGCCACGGAGGTCGCAAGCATCAGCATCATCGGGTCAACTCCTCGATGGTTCGTGCGAAGGCGCCCCGGATCTCCTCGCGCACCCGCTCGGGCTGGCGGGCGTCGAGGGCGAAGACGAAGAGGCGGTCCTGCTGGGGCGTCACCTCCACCGTCATGGTCCCCGGCGTCATGGTGATCAGGTTGGCCAGCAACGTGACGGCCCCGTCGCTCTTGAGCCGGGTCGGGAGCTCCACGATCCCCGGGGAGATCCGCCCCCGAGGGTGCCAGATGGCTGAGGCCACGATGAGGGCCGACCGGTTCATCTCCACCAAGAACCGCCACGCCAGCCTGGCCGCCACGCCCACCCGGCGAAGGGACAGGTCCCCCCGCCCCGACACATGGACGAGCGCCGCGATGGCCGCGGCCAGGATCGCGCCGCCCAGCACCGACCGGAAGGTGATGGGCCCCTGCAGCGCCGTCCAGACCAGTGCCACCAGCACGACCAGCGTCGCGCGCATCACACCCGGCCTCCCGGAGCCAGGACGGCCTCGATGTAGGCCGCCGGGTCGACCAGCTGGGCCGCGGCCTGCTGCATCAGGCCGAGAGCGCCGTGGGCCCCGATCCCGAGGCCGACGCTGACCAGCAC
This genomic interval from Limnochorda sp. LNt contains the following:
- a CDS encoding response regulator transcription factor; the encoded protein is MADYVLVVDDDPKLTDMLRRALALEGFEVGTALSGQEALEQALLRWPDVVVLDWMLPGMDGLEVCRRLRRSGDVPILMLTARDAVEDRVLGLESGADDYLVKPFALEELVARVRALLRRRARARMTQGGEAPAEETLRFADLSLDTASREARRGNRRIPLSTTEFDLLELFMRNPRRVLPRDLIMERVWGYDFQGESNVLEVYVGYLRRKLEAAGEPRLLHTVRGVGYVLKEAEE
- a CDS encoding sensor histidine kinase codes for the protein MSIRLRLGLWYGTLAAVLVAVFGAVVFSTVAAYLREDLRRSTERLADHFVESAQGRTDGASAETLMQAFAAPDVTVAVFDSAGRLLAATPPASPGLAPDEGEGTATGAAPARAERLPPFVRGGYRAERAIPAPNVFSVDEPVRAVVLGWFFTRRLMLDRLLRVLVVSGVLASVAGVFIGWGVAGGALRPVSMMVEAARRIARSQDFRHRLPTAGSRDELGQLTSAFNEMLAELEKAFENQRRFVADASHELRAPLATLQGNLELLERAANLSEAERRAVWRDIRDEVRRLGRLVSDLLSLARAEAGQGLHLLPVELDRVVTDVLRSMRNEVAQHRLVVEHLEPVQVMGDADRLRELLVILLDNAIRYTPPGGEIRVGLGHTPGPEVALSVADTGIGIAPEDLPHIFERFYRADKARSRATGGTGLGLAIARWIVEAHGGRIEVESQPGQGSRFTVRLPAARPASPETEAHT
- a CDS encoding LLM class flavin-dependent oxidoreductase — encoded protein: MEIGIYSFGERTRDPETGELISPAERLRRLLEEIELADQVGLDVFGVGEHHRPDYVVSAPAVVLAAAAARTRRIRLTSAVSVLSTDDPVRVFQSFATLDLLSGGRAEIMVGRGSFTESYPLFGYDLHDYDELFEEKLDLLLRLRSSDRVTWSGRYRPPLQDAAVYPRPVQDPLPVWVATGGTPASAVRAGLLGLPMALAIIGGMPERFAPVVRLYREAARRGGHTTVRVGINSHGFIADRSQDAAETAFPAFKETMDRIGRERGWPPMTREQFEFSRSLRGADFVGSPQQVAEKILWQHRLFEHDRFLLQLTVGTLPHRKVLRAIELLGTEVAPVVRRELGAASS
- a CDS encoding L-cystine transporter yields the protein MTSWLVALNVGILVALLVVLYGLQRRHLSFSTRVLVGLGLGLVLGLALQAAYGAGSGVVAQTAQWYAVVGSGYMRLLQMVALPLVFISILSAFTRLQTASDVGKIGGWVLAVLLVTTGIAAVLGIASTLGFGLHRSGLAEAAATATPSEDLGARMQRLQSQSLPQKFLELIPTNPFLDLTGARPTSVIGVVIFAGLLGIAYLGVKRRAAEQAADFARLVEAIYGVVMGLVRIVLRLTPYGILAVMARAAATSNLQAIVSLGEFVVASYVALAAMFAVHLLILAASGLQPTTYVRKAWPALGFAFSSRSSAATLPLNVSAQRQLGVPAGVADVAASFALSIGQNGCAGIYPAMLAIIAAPAVGIDPTSVSFLVTLVAVVVLSSFGVAGLGGGATFAALLVLSTLNLPVGLVGLLISVEPLIDMGRTLLNVSGSMVAGIVTSRVTGSLDVGVYADRSRTVEVSA
- the pstS gene encoding phosphate ABC transporter substrate-binding protein PstS, giving the protein MRVASSRAAVVAALVAWAWMAVALPALGAERLTGAGATFPYPLYSRYFEEYRRLTGVQVNYQSIGSGGGQRQLLERTVHFGASDAYLSEEQMAQYPGEVVHVPTAVGAVVPTYNLPGVTQRLRFTGELLADIFLGRVTRWDDPGIRALNPDVALPPLPIVVVHRADGSGTTFIWVSYLARVSEEWRQRVGVGTSVEWPVGLGGRGNEGVAGLVRQTPGALGYVELIYALENDLAYGAVRNRSGRYVVPDLASASRAAAVDIPADTRLLLVNTQAPDGYPIAGFTWILVYRDLSLVTDRREQARALAELLWWMVHDAQRYNEPLHYGRLPEPAVQRAEALIRSLTFRGEPLLP
- the msrB gene encoding peptide-methionine (R)-S-oxide reductase MsrB, with product MGERQEATFAGGCFWCMQAAFDGLPGVERVVAGYTGGHVEAPSFEQVETGETGHRQAVRLTFDPERIAYTTLLARFWRQIDPTDPGGQFAERGPQYRTAIFYHDQAQRQAAEASRQALEASGRFERPIVTEILPAVPFYPAEARHQAYHRRHPLQYALYRARSGRDEFIRRAWRRADERAALRGRLDPLEYAVTQENATEPPFRNRYWDNRREGIYVDVVSGEPLFSTRDQYDAGCGWPSFTRPLHPENVLELVDTSHGMIRTEVRSLQADSHLGHVFDDGPPEAGGRRYCINSAALRFIPKEDLEKEGYGEYRKLFD
- the mnhG gene encoding monovalent cation/H(+) antiporter subunit G, whose amino-acid sequence is MTEPSTVGGMVGFLTGALLVAGAFLLLTAALGVARMPDFYSRANVSTVATTQGLLSIAVATTLLFSVQEGSLYLKDLLVFLFVFLTVPAGTHMMARAAYRIGVPMPRQTAVDELARHLDRRPAEPSPHAVRPPEASEGLENQAAPQSKSLRYSP
- a CDS encoding monovalent cation/H+ antiporter complex subunit F encodes the protein MMLMLATSVAAMLTGLAMLLSLYRIVVGPTVPDRMVGVDTLSVALIAMVLILSVRLNSPLYSDAALVVAILSFVGTVAVARFLLRGRVLDDDGGDGHD
- a CDS encoding Na+/H+ antiporter subunit E; this translates as MRATLVVLVALVWTALQGPITFRSVLGGAILAAAIAALVHVSGRGDLSLRRVGVAARLAWRFLVEMNRSALIVASAIWHPRGRISPGIVELPTRLKSDGAVTLLANLITMTPGTMTVEVTPQQDRLFVFALDARQPERVREEIRGAFARTIEELTR